Genomic segment of Dermacentor albipictus isolate Rhodes 1998 colony chromosome 5, USDA_Dalb.pri_finalv2, whole genome shotgun sequence:
AAATGCTGCACAAGTTATGCAAGCAGTATGATAACAGAAACCTTATGTTTTAAGGCTTTGTGGTAACTTGTACTCATAGAAAAACAGTAAGATCACTCGTTTATGTTGTGGTTCATGATGAAACGCTCAGCTTTGTACGTTCATATGTAACCTATATAAGTCATCCATTGATCAGCATACTCGTTAACAAGTGCACTCATTATAATACATGAGAAATTCAATGGATGTGAGTATGTGAGATGTGGGGTAAATATTAGTGCATGcctggaaaaaaataaactgaGTTGAGCAAGTGCCGCTAATATTGCCAAGCTATCAGGCCACCTTATTTTTCCTGCTACAGTAAAACCTTCGACGTAGATGGTGGTTTGAGGTCTTATTCCAAGATAGTGGCACAAAGAAACTAGGACAAAGACACTAAACAGGACAGAGGCTACAGTTTTAGCAGAGCAAACATTATTCAAGAGTAGTACAAATTTTTTGCAATGTTCCTCCATTGTCCTCACAAAACACTGCATGTGAATGAGCTTTGGTTAAAAAGCTCACATGAGAATAATACAACTGTCAGTCCACCGACCACAAAGCAGCCGTACTCATGTATGGGACATTTAACAGATTATGTTTCACACATTTATGAATGTTGACTTTATTTAGGTCTTCGCTAAGGATTCAAACTAGTAGGGTTGCAACCTCAAAGTTATCTCTGCAGTGCAATAACTTCATTAGTCTACATCGGTGTACCAGTTATTTTTATGGCTATATGAGAGCATTCATTCAGCTCTCAATTATAGAGGATTCACCGCAAGGACAAACATATTGAAAAATGGCACTGGGTGAGCACCCAAGTGAATACACAGAAGGAAGCAATTAGTTTGATGCAGGAAACCAATCAAATTATGAGttttaatgtcccaaagcaacacatgGTCTATGTGAGGCTACGTAATGAGGATAATTTCGACCTCCTGGTATAGTTTAATGCgcatttaatttataaaggtctGTTCGAATTGCTTTCACCACTTGAACCAGTTTACaaggtgctgcaccctgccattcgtttcagcAGTGCAGCAATGGTGCCCTCTAaaccacttcattttttttttttaaggtgcaGGGCTTGTGCATAATTTTGCTGCACCCTACCGACTGTCAGTGCCGCCTTGTAGCAGACGTGCATGTGCAAAGCAGTGCCGCAGCAGCAAGTGCAGCATACAGGCATAGGCGCGATTGAAACTCCACTTATACACATTTGCTCTGTCTACGTAACACCAGGCGTATTCACACCTCAGAAGCCGATCATACctgcagttcaggacctctcaGACTTAAGAGATGGCGCAAAACATAATACGAAAACATAACACCTGCACCGCATCTGCACCTCAGCATTCCTTTCAAGTCTCACACTGTGCCTGCACTGCTGAAATCAAGCTGCACAATTTCTCAAATTCTCACGCACCACCGTGAACTGTTTCACAGGGGTGCACATGAATAGAATGCACACTAAATGCAGGAAAATGTTTACATTCCACCCTTACTGGAGCGTGGCTGCCACCGAGGCAATATGATTGATCTTGAGACAAGAAATGGCTTTACGTGCCGAAAGTGCCATCAAAAGCATCTACTGACAACACGGTTAAAAAGCCACACAGAGTGCAGCAAGTGCCCACATACTTGAAGTGGAAATTGAAATTTTACAAAAAACATTTTGTGCAACAGAGACCATATGCATATTGTAGAGTTAACGCTGACTGTGCTCATTACATTCTGGGCATCTTCAACTCCTCCCAACATGTTAGACATATGAGGCCTGATAGCTTACGGCATTTGCTGCGGCCTGCTGCTGGCTGCTCCAATGCCCAATACATATGAATCGAGCAACAGTGTCTGGATGCAGCTGCTGTCAGCAAAGGATTGCGgttcctgaaaaaaaattataataaaattACATCTATTTTGTAATTTCGAAAGTTCGAGCACTGACAGTGGCCGACTACCGAGATGTGGTTCATGTCGCGCTCGATTTACTGCGGGAAATGGAACTTTCGGAAGCGTGTGAAAGCGAGATTGTCAACCAACCTTGCACACGGGACACTCGCACACGTGGTTCGACGACGCTCGGCTTCTTATACAAGCCTCGCAGCACGTGTGCCCACATTTTAATATTCGGGGCAGTCGATTGCCTCGCTGCTCTGAAAACGGTAAAATACGGTCGGTCAGCGCACAGCTTGAGGTCCCCATCACTCTACGGCATTTAGACAGTAAGTGACGACGGCGTTATTCATCGACATTTATTTGCACTTAACAAGCTCGCTTATCTTTGAACAAGCGCAAATATTGCTCTATGACTGTGTGAAAAGACAGAATATATCTTTTGTCGCCAGCCGACGCCAAGTGGCGTCTGTCAGCAATACAATAGAGTCAATGAGCAACAACCCCGAGCAACCAGCAACGAATCAGTAAAAGGAGTGTTTCGCAGAAAATTTACAGCACTTCAAAGGCTTCTTTACACATCACGCCACCACACCCAAGTAAGATGTGCACGAAAACGTATGTATATAGCAAGCGAAACTGCGGAAAACGCACGTGCGCGGCATTACCTCTTGTTGTATAGGCCAAAGCGCAGGACGGGCACTTGAAACTGCTCATTTGAAACATAGCGGCAGAAGTTTTGTACTTCACGATGTCAACAAAATATCAGCTAGCTTGCGCTTAGCACGACCGTGACAACGATGCCACTAAACATGACAGTTCCTTTACCGGTAGCACATGTCTGATTTTTTGACAAACACAGTACTTCAGCGTACTCAACACGACGAGTGTGACGAGAGCGACTCCAGTGACGGTTTTAGTGACGATCGGATTTGAGTTTGGTCACGTGCCCTTGGCTATTTGAAAACAGTGTGGCCAACCGGAAAGGCTGTGTTTCTGTTGGTTTCTGCTAGTTTCTGTTTAGTGGGGATGCTTACGGCCGTTTCGGCATTTCTCTTAATAGTAAGCCCATCTTCTCCCATCGTTATCTTGGCCTGAGCACCCAGTTAGCGTGTGTGCTAACGCCATCCTCCGCCGTCGCCTAAGCGCACATTATTTTGCTCTGGAGGGCACTGTTTATTTACAGCGCAGCGGAAGTGTCAACCTGTGTCGTCAAGCTGCGGCAGGAGCTGCCTCTGTAGGTCTGTAGTCGCGTTGGTGACTGTACAGAGTCGGATTAATTCCGTGCGCTTAACCTGAGGCTGGGGCTCAAGAGGAAGCATGGATTTCATTTCTAACATATGGAAGAACACCACGAAAGGAGCGGAACCGCAAGCGAAGGCTCCGGAGTCGGTGGAGGGTGGCGATGCGCCCGACAACAAACCCACCAACGAAGCCACTAGCGAGCCTCAACCAGCAGCACCGTCCAAAGAAAGTGGTGGGGGCAGCGACTCAGGCTCGACGTCCGGGCCGGACACTGATTCTCCTCCGACTCCTGAAACGCCGAAACCAGCGGCTAATATTGAGCCTTCGAATGACAAGGGCCCCTTGGGGACGGGCATCTCTATACCGCTCGAAAATGTGTCGCAAAAGGCGATGGAATCTGCGAAATCATTCGGAAGTGAGTACACAGGCGAAGCACCGTAGTGTTTCGACACGCTTATCCTTTGATAAAATGCTCTGATCAGTTTTACGAGAGAGGGATTATCCTGCTCCGCATTCGTCGACACAGGGCCACCAAGGCGTCTGCCACTAAAGACCTTGCCGCGTTCCTGTGTCGCGACGTGTTGCTGTTTTGTTTACTACGCGTGGATCGCGTGTTGCGAGCTGGGATGCAGTGATTGATATTGCTTTCTGTGCTTTTCGCGTGAAGTTTTTGGTGGTACGAACCGGACTTCTTTCAttacttttaggcttcctctatTCTGTGGCAAACAAGGCTGGAAAAACTGTGCAAGAGACGGCCAAACAGATCAAAACAACAGTTGAAGAGAATGTGAGAATTTCTTTGTCTACATTTTTTTAAGCTTAGTGCGCATCACTGTAATGTTTATTCTCGTGTACGCGAAGTCATATTGCGCTTCCACACTTATCGCATTATTTCTCTTGCTTTCAGAGCATACTGGCTGACTTTAATCGCGAACAGGAGACTTTTGTGAAGGGCAAGCAGAGGTGTGACACTGGAATCTTGCCCTGGGTTGGATGTGAAGatgaagaaaatgtgaagcaGCAGATACTGTCCCTTTCAGCTGTGAGCTTCACCTGATACCGAAATTTGCATTGTTTTCCACACAAACGCCTTCTAGTTTTCATTATGTTCTGGAAATAACTCGTAAAGAAAGAAACATTACATATAGCCTGCCTTCAGATGACAGCTTCGGAAGAAGAGAGTTGTGGTGATGTTCTAGAGCATTTACTACACTCTCCTTGTAAATTTTACATTTCACCGAGCATGTACGATTGAGCACACTTGCGACAGTGTTCTTAGCAGTTATAAAAATGCGTTTGCtgtttctttcagtccttgtgaTGCCCACTCGAGTAGCTTGCCTTCAATCCTTTTCAAAATGAACTCTGCAACTATTATGTAAAGTGTTCATCCTGGGTATAAGGTCACTTGCATGCGGAACTGTATGGAAGTGGTTTAAGCATATTATTGCCAACAGAATTTGTGAAAACTGACAACAATGTGGTTTGCATAGTTCTGTTGTCACAGTCGACAAAAGGCGTGTGTGTGAAGTCCATCAGCTGACGTGAAAATCCAGAAAGCAGAATCTGCATGGCACCCTACCATGCTATCTTATATCTTCATCTAGAACAATACGTTTTTAGGACAAGCATCATGAGAAGACACTTTCTCCACTTACATGAAGGTGCTGCCTTCACCATCTAATCGGAGAgtactaaaatttaaaaaatgggtTTATCACATTTCTAACATGCAAGTCAGTAATAATAACCCGATTTGAAACGTACTTGCATCACAGAGTGGTCTTCAGGTCTGAGGAAGTTATGAGAAAATTTCATTATAACCATAATTACTCTTAAAACAAGGAGTAAAAATAGTACAGAGGCAACATTCTGACTGACAAATATTACCAGAAATCGGTATTTAAGGTCTGCTTCAGTAATCTCGGCTATAGGCTGTGTACATGTCATCGCATGTAATTAGTGTAGCGAGGATCTGGCCGTGCAACACATAAACATTGCTTCTTGAACTTCAAACTTCATAGGACTTTATTTCATAAAGTTCacactttaatttttgttttataaACATAGGGGTTACTTAATCTAACATTAATTTAAATTAGAGACTACTTATTCCTGGAGCCAACATTTAGTCAGGGGCATCATGAAATGACAAGCACATGTGCTAAACTTCCGACTGTCAGTTAGGACTTATTTGTATCATGTGCTAATAAACGATCCATTCGGCATTTGTTTCAGTCCTAGCACTTGCTGTTTCCTCCTGTCTGTCTTTTTCTCTGTAAAAGTAGTAGCTATGGAATACCAACTATCCTGAATGCATGCATTGCATTTATTAAGACCTGTGTTATGTGTATTGTATAGCCTTTATCTTTCATTTGAACACCTACAGGACAAAAGAAACTTTGTGCGAAGTCCACCAAGCGGAGTTCAGTTTGAATTTGACATGGATACCATGTCGCCCATTGCCATGGCATTGCTTCAAGAGGACCCCAACCTGGAGAAAATGAGATTCGAACTTGTTCCGAAATGGTGAGTCAGCCCATGTTTATAATGCAGCAGTCTTTCCACTGCACTCGAgaatccaagaaaaaaaaagagagagagagaagtttagtGGGAAGCTGGAGTTGTTAGTCTAGGCCCACATTTTTGTCATATTCTGTTCCACTTTCCGTTCTTCTTTTCATATTGTGTAGTAGTAAGTGGCCACTTCGAAGGTTATGCTGGCACAGTCGCATCTGAGCCCGCGGTGAAGAgcaaaaaaaatggaaaatgaaatagAATCTGCACAAAATATGACTCCtggccaacacaaggcgtgggaCTACAGGTGTTAAGTGAAAATTTTGATTATATACGCACAGAGGTGCGACTCCTGCGCCAATTGTGGCATTTTAATACAAACGAAAATTCTTGAGCCAAACTGCACGAAACACAGAAAATTGACTGAAATTGCATCATGCTATGCTGAACGGCTTCAGCATGTGTGCTCTGGCAGTGGCCGCAAACAGCGAGCGGATTTTGTTCTCCGAAAAAGAGTGCGGCCGTTCACATTCTGCACAACGCGGGATGATCGCATCGCGCAGGGTCCCTCATAATTTTCGTGCTTGTAACAGTGGACATTGCAATGCTTCCGGCAAATAGCCGACACGCGCACGGCCAGTCCCTGACCTGTCGCTGCTGTCGGAACGGCAAGGGTGGCTGTATTTAATAGCGTGCTAGGATACAGTTGAGTGGGCCGAGTAGTATGGCACTCCCTAGGTGAGACGCAAAACAACAAAAAGTAGGCTGAGAGCGCTGTGAGCGAACTAGATATTAGGGAGGCGCACAGTGCAGCGGGTTCAACGAGCGGGCGTCTCTGTCCACAGGGCCGGTTTAACATAAACTAGTCCAGTTTGTTTTTATGCCCGTATGGCTGCAAGGACTGGACCATATTGACCTATCAAGAAGGGCTAATGGCGGATTTGGAATAAAATGTAGCAGTTTCggccgaaaggcaaagcatcgattgcaatagcaagttagtggacagctatacggagtaaggatagtaggtttatcgacggtataaacttgtaaaattaacaagtatggtgtaACACGCGTACAAGCAAGCATGaatacatctcactcgataactacagaaacttgctgtcaaaacattggagtgaggaagcgcagcagcagcagcgagtgaatcgactttcgtgctgcctctcactttaACACGAACTCAGCGGCGAAAGTGCAAtgcacacaaagctatcagcacttgCAGTGTGTCCCCATTGTAGATTGCTCTCAAAATGGGGCCGACGTGATCGCGCCATacacagcagccgccggagtagaacgcccttCCTCCCCTCCATCCGGCGCCTTGCCCTCGACCGAGGACAGTGTGCCTTCCTTCCCGTTTTCCTCCCTTGTGCATGCAATATTGAGCTGCCATCATTTACGCACCCTCGCATGCATTCGCTTCCACGTTCAGCTTGCGGCGCGCGGCGACAATGTTATTGCCCCTGGTCTTTATATGGAACATGGCGATGCCGATCAAAGAAATGTGCctggtgtgtccatataattgctatcacaatcaaaACCGATTGgagtagctttacgttataccAGTCCAGGGTTGATTGTGGCTCTCTGGGCCTGCAGTGACATATTGTGACCCAGAAATTGTTACCTTGTTGATTGGACTGCATAATTTGAGAACACTTTCCGTTACCATCATGAACGTTGCCGCGGGAATATATAGTTCGATTGTAGTGCCACTGATGTTTTCAGCTTTACAGGAAAGCATGGGCCCTGCCGCCACTCAGCCTACTCTACCATGTTTTAGTATGCTCTATCTAAAAAGCATGCTTCTACTACACTGTTATGTTGGTATATTCTGTGTTCCGTCGGGGTTTCAAAGTGTGCTGCAGTATTCAATATTCCATTATTACGGCAAAATACAGATTAGCCTGCTCCAAACTGTTTCAAAGTGGAATGTTATCTGCTCCAAATTGCTCCAAAATGAAATGTAGTCTGCtccaagctgctccaaaatgtGATTTTGTCTGCTCCAACGTGCTCCAAACGCAATTTTACTTGTTTCAAGATGACTTTTGGCAGTCCCACCCCTGTATATGCACCTTGATCGCGGAAGTACATAGAGCAGCACATACACCTGCAGATGCAAATATGCTCACCAAACCTATTCACCGCATCTCATTAAAGGAGCCCTGCACCAGGGAAAGCTTGTTGAGCAGCGCCATTTGCATCGCCTCATTGCAGCAATTTCATGTACCTCGTAGACAGGATGTGACATCAAAGAGTGGAATGTGATTATTGGTTAAAAATGTTATGTGCGATTTACATTTGAACGATAAAagtactgtgaaaaaaaaaaagaactacagcATTACGTTTTACAACCATGGTAATGATGCGTAAACAAGCCGAGCACTTTGGCATGCCATGGCCTCAGAGATTAGATCACATGATCATGGATGTCACTGGGGCATCATCAACAGGCTGAGCAGGCTTGGTAACCGCGGTGCACCGACTTTCACTAATGCCTAGAGTGAAATGTGGCATCTAGAGCCACGAAAAATTTTAGCTGAGGGTGACTATAATCTAGCATTTTGAAATTTCTCTGACACATAACTTTGGTTTGCATGCATTAATTATCATAATTCTCTTTGCACTTTGTTCTTTGACAGTCCGAGAATAGACCTAGAGCAAATATGGGGGCTAGAAAAAAGCATTGCAGGTATAGGTCACGTAGCCAACTTAAAGGGATAAACACCAAAGCGTGTAAACACCAAAGGATAAACACCAAGTAACTTGAGCTGCATTTGTAAATTACTCTCCTACACCACTTTTATCTGAGAAgaggcttggcaagccagaaaagatgcaaaaacaaTGGTAGGTGGCTATACCGCATTGAAATTCTTATACCAGTTTGCCCCTGTTGTCGTGAATCTTTATGGCATCTGCTCGGGCCcagttacttttttatttttaagaATTGACTGCGCTATATTCTAAAAGAGCGAAAGAGTTCATTTATGAAGTTTCCAGAACTTTTACTGAGCAACAAGGGCCTaaatacgagaaaatactttAGAATCGATAACATCACACTGATGGACCAGCACCAGAGTTTCGGCGTGAAACAAAATACAgtactttctttattttctcttcctGTAAAAGTCTGTTACCATGAAATCaacgaaaatagagttttgaaaTAATATACTTTAtctgtctaaactgatttagtttttctcttcagtgcccctttaatgtGGCATTGCACAGTGAATACTTTGGGTGTGAAAGATACTTACAAGAGAGTCGGGTTAGGGGGCCACTAAACAATAATACCAAgtcagcttatttatttatttatttatttatttatttatttatttatttatttatttatttatttatttatttatttgtttgtttgtttgtttgtttgtttgtttgtttgtttgtttatttatttaatgtatACTGCAGACGCAAAGTCCATGCAGGGTAGATAAAATACAATATTAGTTCACAAGAAGTAAAACAATGTCAATACATCAAAATGCTGCAACAATACAGCAATAATGCTGATACAAAAAAGTAAACAGTCGTGATACAAGTGTCGTAAAGGCAAGTCATTCCAGTCATTAATGGTGTGTGTAAAGAAAGAGTACTTAAATAGGTTGAAGTTGAATTACTATTTCAAAACTTTACCGacatttctttacttttttttttctttttctttttttcatatggcaaagaaagaaagattctTTGTCAGAGGAAAGGAAGGCCAATCTTCCCTCTATTTCATGTCTTATTAACAGGCAGTGCCAGTGATATTCAAAATGGAGCATACTTGGGACACTTCGTGCATAGGGACTATTGCTGTTGTTCACTGGCAGTGCTGCCATTACAGCACTGTTGCTTTTCTATTGCTACTGGTGTACAATTTTCATGTTACAAATATTGCAGCAATGTTTTTCTGTTCA
This window contains:
- the Sap47 gene encoding synapse-associated protein 1 isoform X1, giving the protein MDFISNIWKNTTKGAEPQAKAPESVEGGDAPDNKPTNEATSEPQPAAPSKESGGGSDSGSTSGPDTDSPPTPETPKPAANIEPSNDKGPLGTGISIPLENVSQKAMESAKSFGSFLYSVANKAGKTVQETAKQIKTTVEENSILADFNREQETFVKGKQRCDTGILPWVGCEDEENVKQQILSLSADKRNFVRSPPSGVQFEFDMDTMSPIAMALLQEDPNLEKMRFELVPKWIPETDFWRNYFYRVSLIKQSTQLSALSHGKAAGSSSSGDTSSVSSRQSPSDESSKQNLAAGDDDEALDSPTHEFVSDTFQGNKISEEEVKLGMKQLGMGDKAADDEWEKELQQELQDYEVVATDTAAQGDDPEWENEIQEMLAAQK
- the Sap47 gene encoding synapse-associated protein 1 isoform X2 — translated: MDFISNIWKNTTKGAEPQAKAPESVEGGDAPDNKPTNEATSEPQPAAPSKESGGGSDSGSTSGPDTDSPPTPETPKPAANIEPSNDKGPLGTGISIPLENVSQKAMESAKSFGSFLYSVANKAGKTVQETAKQIKTTVEENSILADFNREQETFVKGKQRCDTGILPWVGCEDEENVKQQILSLSADKRNFVRSPPSGVQFEFDMDTMSPIAMALLQEDPNLEKMRFELVPKWIPETDFWRNYFYRVSLIKQSTQLSALSHGKAAGSSSSGDTSSVSSRQSPSDESSKQNLAAGDDDEALDSPTHEFVSDTFQGNKISEEEVKLGMKQLGMGDKADDEWEKELQQELQDYEVVATDTAAQGDDPEWENEIQEMLAAQK